One stretch of Pedobacter riviphilus DNA includes these proteins:
- the rpiA gene encoding ribose-5-phosphate isomerase RpiA, which yields MATTDKTQQDAEKLAAALAAVKFVKDGDVVGLGTGSTTTFAIKELGKRVKEGLKIKAAASSIRTEELAKSLGIEMLDLGRLSKIDISIDGADEFTESLDLIKGGGGALFREKIIASLSQNAIIITDASKKVKKLGAFTVPVEVIPLAYQYVFDQINKLGGKGILRSIGDKTFITDNGNLIIDADFGLIDDPAKLSSDLNQINGLLAHGLFINITSKVIMSEGADIIIFE from the coding sequence ATGGCTACTACAGATAAAACACAACAAGATGCAGAGAAATTGGCAGCTGCCTTGGCTGCAGTAAAATTTGTTAAAGATGGCGATGTGGTAGGCTTGGGTACGGGATCTACCACAACCTTTGCCATTAAAGAATTAGGTAAACGTGTAAAAGAAGGGCTTAAGATAAAGGCTGCTGCAAGTTCCATCCGAACAGAAGAACTCGCAAAATCTCTGGGCATCGAAATGCTTGATCTTGGACGGTTAAGCAAAATAGATATCAGTATCGATGGAGCCGACGAATTTACTGAATCACTCGATCTGATTAAAGGCGGGGGCGGGGCACTGTTTAGAGAGAAGATAATTGCTTCACTTAGTCAAAATGCCATCATCATTACCGATGCTTCTAAAAAAGTTAAAAAGCTGGGTGCTTTTACTGTTCCTGTCGAAGTAATACCATTGGCCTATCAATATGTATTCGATCAGATTAATAAACTCGGTGGAAAAGGCATATTGAGGTCTATAGGTGACAAAACATTTATTACCGACAATGGTAACCTGATTATCGACGCCGATTTTGGCCTCATTGATGATCCTGCAAAACTATCTTCTGATCTCAATCAGATTAACGGATTATTGGCCCATGGTTTATTCATTAACATCACTTCGAAAGTAATCATGAGCGAAGGGGCAGATATTATCATTTTCGAATGA
- a CDS encoding DoxX family protein, giving the protein MKRLKTWYWIATIIFALMMIMDGIGGITQQEAGKEVLKHLGYPMYLLTIVGIAKLLGAASVLQNKFITLKEWAYAGFAINFIGAFASRAFVGDGMSLLIPPLIALVIMFIPYTLWKKLASNVKIS; this is encoded by the coding sequence ATGAAGAGGTTAAAAACATGGTATTGGATTGCCACCATTATTTTCGCGTTAATGATGATTATGGATGGCATTGGAGGAATTACTCAGCAGGAAGCAGGAAAAGAAGTACTTAAGCACCTTGGCTACCCGATGTATCTGCTTACCATTGTTGGTATAGCAAAATTGCTTGGGGCGGCATCTGTCTTACAAAATAAATTTATTACTCTTAAAGAATGGGCTTATGCAGGTTTTGCCATTAATTTTATTGGTGCCTTTGCCTCCAGGGCATTTGTTGGCGATGGTATGTCGCTTTTAATTCCACCGCTTATTGCCCTGGTAATTATGTTTATCCCGTATACTTTATGGAAGAAACTGGCATCAAATGTTAAAATTAGTTAA
- a CDS encoding GlxA family transcriptional regulator — protein MKHVSILIPETAVIEAIADPRYLFTAVNEFLQASGKLPLFKVELIGMTKEVRLNNSLFSVHADKLLHEVEHTDLIFVPAISGNIGYAMEANQDLLPWIIKQHAKGAEVASLCMGAFLLAATGLLNGRKCSTHWLFANQFREMFPEVELVDGSIITDAQGLYSSGGANSYWNLLLYLVEKHTDRDTAILAAKYFAIDIDRESQLAFMMFQGQKGHEDAKIKKAQEFIDGNYQDRITVDQLADMLALGRRSFERRFKSATKNTVIEYIQRVKIEAAKRSFESSRKNITEVMFDVGYTDTKSFRDVFKKITGLTPIEYRNKYHKAVPVLQV, from the coding sequence ATGAAACATGTATCTATCTTAATTCCAGAGACTGCCGTGATTGAAGCCATTGCAGATCCCCGCTATCTATTTACCGCTGTTAACGAATTTTTACAGGCATCGGGCAAACTCCCGCTTTTTAAAGTTGAGCTTATAGGAATGACGAAAGAGGTGAGGTTGAACAACAGCCTTTTTTCTGTGCACGCTGATAAATTGTTACATGAGGTTGAACATACCGACCTTATATTTGTACCAGCCATTAGCGGCAACATAGGTTATGCGATGGAAGCCAACCAGGATCTACTACCATGGATTATAAAACAGCATGCTAAAGGTGCAGAAGTAGCCTCGCTCTGTATGGGTGCTTTTTTACTGGCTGCAACTGGTTTGTTAAATGGGAGGAAATGTTCTACGCATTGGTTGTTTGCCAACCAATTCAGAGAAATGTTTCCTGAAGTAGAGCTGGTAGATGGTAGTATTATTACCGATGCTCAGGGTTTATACTCTAGCGGTGGTGCAAACTCTTACTGGAACTTACTTTTATACCTGGTTGAAAAGCATACGGATAGGGATACCGCCATTTTAGCCGCTAAATACTTCGCTATTGATATCGATCGCGAGAGTCAGCTGGCTTTTATGATGTTTCAAGGGCAAAAGGGGCACGAAGATGCAAAAATTAAAAAAGCACAGGAATTTATTGATGGCAATTACCAAGACCGGATTACGGTAGATCAACTGGCTGATATGTTGGCATTGGGAAGAAGAAGTTTTGAACGGAGATTTAAAAGTGCGACCAAAAATACAGTAATCGAGTACATTCAAAGGGTTAAAATTGAGGCTGCCAAGCGAAGTTTCGAGTCGAGCCGAAAAAACATAACTGAGGTAATGTTTGATGTAGGTTATACAGATACAAAATCGTTCAGGGATGTTTTCAAAAAAATAACGGGTTTAACACCCATTGAATACCGGAACAAATACCATAAAGCCGTACCTGTTTTGCAGGTTTAA
- a CDS encoding DUF3887 domain-containing protein, with product MKKSLLFIIALLFTTTAFSQNVIQLFNGANDFFKLLQEEKFKDAHAFFDDTLKTKLTEESLKKLWGDIGTKYGKAESLDAIQSKAQGEFFAVTVEGKFANGDQNFILGFNKQQKIVGIFLAPSRKAASYLKPTYVDTSLYQEKSVYIGPAGKQLAAIITTPKMSKISL from the coding sequence ATGAAAAAGAGCCTTTTATTCATAATTGCTTTATTATTTACAACCACTGCATTTTCTCAAAATGTAATCCAGCTCTTCAACGGTGCAAACGACTTTTTTAAACTGTTGCAGGAAGAGAAATTTAAAGATGCCCATGCCTTCTTTGACGATACTTTAAAAACGAAATTAACAGAAGAAAGTTTAAAGAAACTTTGGGGCGATATTGGAACAAAGTACGGAAAGGCAGAATCGTTAGATGCCATCCAAAGTAAAGCCCAGGGTGAGTTTTTCGCGGTAACGGTAGAAGGTAAATTTGCCAACGGTGATCAGAACTTTATTTTAGGTTTTAATAAACAGCAGAAAATAGTTGGAATCTTCCTTGCACCTTCCCGAAAGGCGGCCAGTTATTTAAAACCCACTTATGTTGATACCAGTTTATACCAGGAAAAGTCAGTATATATTGGCCCCGCAGGAAAACAATTGGCAGCTATTATCACCACCCCAAAAATGTCAAAAATTTCCCTGTAG
- a CDS encoding transcriptional regulator: MEEYILNEDIKVMCITAESFPKGVLAAHQKLHALFPPDQQRRYFGISRPNEKREIIYKAAVEEITGGEAEKFSVETFTIKKGTFISELVPDFMKDVSQIGKTFEKLLDQSNIDPKGYCLEMYMNETDVRLMVGIKK, encoded by the coding sequence ATGGAAGAGTATATTTTAAATGAGGATATTAAGGTAATGTGCATTACTGCAGAATCTTTCCCAAAAGGAGTATTAGCGGCGCACCAAAAACTTCATGCACTGTTTCCCCCTGATCAGCAACGCAGGTATTTTGGAATAAGCAGACCTAATGAAAAGCGAGAGATTATTTATAAGGCTGCCGTTGAAGAAATAACAGGTGGCGAAGCTGAGAAATTTAGTGTCGAAACTTTTACCATAAAGAAAGGAACATTTATTAGTGAACTGGTTCCCGATTTTATGAAAGATGTTAGCCAAATTGGGAAGACCTTCGAAAAATTGCTCGATCAATCCAACATTGATCCAAAAGGCTATTGCCTTGAAATGTATATGAACGAAACAGATGTGCGCTTAATGGTAGGCATCAAAAAATAA
- a CDS encoding alpha/beta hydrolase family protein, translated as MVFVHGSGPADMDETVGANKPFKDLAGGLASKGIASVRYVKRTLIYPNEFNKAFTVKEEVLDDATAAIALAKTVAGANPKAVYVFGHSLGGMLAPKIATLTPDLEGIILAAAPARKLTDIIVDQNKYMFDQANDTTAAFKKQLADANLEIDKSRISQLGTTIKPDSLILGLPAKYWADLNTYNQVAVAKSLSKPKIYVLQGGNDFQVGKVDFDLWNTALSKKKNVVLKFYPDLNHLLSSQTEKGTMAQYQAAVSVSDILVNDIASWIKAK; from the coding sequence GTGGTATTTGTTCACGGCTCTGGCCCTGCCGATATGGATGAAACAGTTGGTGCGAATAAACCTTTTAAAGATTTGGCCGGTGGTTTAGCCTCTAAAGGAATTGCTTCTGTTCGTTATGTAAAACGAACCTTAATCTATCCAAACGAATTTAATAAAGCGTTTACCGTAAAAGAAGAGGTACTGGATGATGCAACTGCAGCTATTGCACTTGCAAAAACGGTTGCTGGCGCTAATCCTAAAGCCGTTTATGTATTCGGTCATAGTTTAGGCGGGATGTTAGCGCCTAAAATAGCAACGCTTACACCTGATTTAGAAGGGATTATTTTGGCAGCAGCACCTGCACGAAAACTAACAGATATTATTGTTGATCAGAATAAGTATATGTTCGATCAGGCTAACGATACAACAGCTGCCTTTAAAAAACAATTGGCAGATGCTAATTTGGAAATTGATAAAAGTAGAATTTCGCAGTTGGGAACTACCATAAAGCCTGATTCTTTAATTTTAGGACTGCCTGCAAAATATTGGGCAGATTTAAATACCTACAATCAGGTTGCTGTAGCAAAAAGCCTTTCGAAACCTAAAATATATGTATTGCAGGGCGGTAATGATTTTCAGGTGGGTAAAGTAGATTTTGATTTATGGAATACTGCCTTGAGTAAAAAGAAAAATGTGGTTCTTAAATTTTACCCAGATTTAAACCACCTGTTAAGTTCTCAAACAGAAAAGGGTACGATGGCCCAATATCAGGCTGCCGTAAGTGTATCCGACATTTTAGTGAACGATATTGCATCGTGGATTAAGGCCAAATAA
- a CDS encoding VOC family protein, which produces MFGGELTLETIGESVIVDKMPNIMKRSIMHAVLAKDDLVIMATDMVEERGLIKGNSISMMLNCSSEEEAQSFYHKLSAGGKVSHPLQKTFWGALFGDLTDRFGNNWLINYDKNR; this is translated from the coding sequence ATGTTTGGGGGAGAATTGACCCTCGAAACCATCGGCGAATCGGTTATTGTTGATAAAATGCCCAATATTATGAAACGGAGCATTATGCATGCTGTTTTGGCTAAAGATGATTTGGTGATTATGGCAACAGATATGGTAGAAGAACGTGGATTAATTAAAGGCAATTCAATTTCTATGATGTTGAATTGCAGCTCGGAAGAAGAGGCCCAGTCTTTTTACCATAAACTTTCAGCAGGAGGGAAGGTATCGCACCCGCTACAGAAAACATTTTGGGGAGCACTTTTTGGCGATTTAACAGATCGCTTTGGGAATAATTGGTTAATTAATTACGATAAAAACAGATAA
- a CDS encoding DUF2157 domain-containing protein, producing MKVDREKSEFLDDMIEQWQSDGLINNETGDKLRKSYEAKNFDWLRLAQYAFWVALACGFIALGSLLIDNSILNYLKRVYNTPNIVIAIVSGGLAAWLYILGFKRKKKLAHLKFSNEAIVFSAILLTANAIAYFGKALDNGSGNFSILILISVFIYGALGYIFNSRLIWVFALISLGAWFGTETGYLSRWNYYFLGMNYPLRFVVFGAALTAASFIMKIFPKTQNFFQVTYIAGMVYLFVSLWTLSVFGNFASLEEWYKVRQLSLFYWALISGAICVASTLFGLKYRDDIAREFGITFLFINLYTRYFEYFWDSWHKALFFSVLAASFWLIGRKAEKIWNVEFLK from the coding sequence ATGAAAGTCGATAGAGAAAAGAGTGAGTTTCTTGATGATATGATTGAGCAATGGCAAAGTGACGGCTTAATTAATAATGAAACAGGCGATAAACTCCGTAAAAGTTATGAAGCAAAAAACTTCGATTGGTTACGCCTGGCACAGTATGCTTTTTGGGTAGCCCTGGCTTGCGGTTTTATTGCACTTGGATCGCTCCTCATTGATAATTCGATCTTAAACTATTTAAAACGGGTTTACAATACACCAAACATCGTAATTGCTATTGTTTCCGGCGGATTGGCAGCATGGCTTTACATTCTAGGTTTTAAGCGAAAAAAGAAATTGGCCCATTTAAAGTTTAGTAATGAGGCCATCGTTTTTTCTGCCATTTTACTTACTGCGAATGCCATTGCCTATTTCGGGAAAGCGCTGGACAATGGATCTGGCAATTTCTCCATCCTGATTTTAATATCTGTCTTCATTTATGGTGCTTTAGGTTATATCTTCAATTCGCGTTTAATCTGGGTTTTTGCTTTGATATCTTTAGGTGCCTGGTTTGGTACTGAAACAGGTTATTTAAGCCGTTGGAATTATTACTTCCTTGGCATGAATTATCCCTTGCGCTTTGTGGTTTTTGGCGCTGCATTAACCGCAGCATCCTTCATTATGAAAATTTTCCCCAAAACACAAAACTTCTTTCAGGTCACCTATATCGCAGGGATGGTGTACTTGTTTGTATCACTTTGGACCTTATCGGTGTTCGGCAATTTTGCCAGTTTAGAAGAATGGTACAAAGTTAGGCAGCTGAGTTTGTTTTATTGGGCGTTAATTTCAGGAGCCATTTGTGTGGCAAGTACTTTATTTGGTTTAAAATACCGTGATGATATCGCCCGCGAATTCGGGATCACTTTTCTCTTTATTAATCTTTACACACGCTATTTCGAATACTTTTGGGACAGCTGGCATAAAGCTTTATTCTTTTCAGTCCTGGCAGCCTCTTTTTGGTTGATTGGAAGAAAAGCAGAGAAAATATGGAATGTGGAGTTTTTGAAGTAA
- a CDS encoding secondary thiamine-phosphate synthase enzyme YjbQ: MKIYQQALALRERRRGFHIITDEIEDALPQLDEINIGICQVFIQHTSASLTINENADPTVRADFEMFFNKTVKENDPDYEHDYEGSDDMPAHLKSALLGSSVTIPIRNGRLALGTWQGIYLCEHRNHGGQRRLIITAWGE, from the coding sequence ATGAAAATATACCAGCAAGCTTTAGCTCTTAGAGAACGAAGAAGAGGTTTTCATATCATTACCGACGAAATTGAAGATGCCTTACCGCAGCTTGATGAGATTAACATTGGCATTTGCCAGGTTTTTATACAGCATACTTCCGCTTCTCTTACCATCAACGAAAATGCAGATCCTACGGTTCGGGCTGATTTTGAAATGTTCTTTAATAAAACCGTAAAAGAAAACGATCCCGATTATGAGCATGACTATGAAGGATCGGATGATATGCCTGCGCACTTAAAATCGGCACTTTTGGGCAGTTCTGTAACCATTCCAATCAGAAATGGCCGATTGGCGCTTGGTACCTGGCAGGGCATTTATCTTTGCGAACATCGCAACCATGGCGGGCAAAGAAGATTAATTATTACAGCTTGGGGCGAATAA
- a CDS encoding LiaF transmembrane domain-containing protein: MENLIKKNHADKQFGLGVLIIVIGSVFLLRNSGIDVPHWILKWHTIMLGIGLWMGYRKNFQGSGWLALTIIGGLFTFKAINIFDFDLFRISIPMVLIGLGLYVILKPKKVQNFDQYFEKKPVDFTDKES; encoded by the coding sequence ATGGAAAATTTAATCAAAAAAAATCACGCAGATAAACAATTTGGTTTAGGTGTTTTAATTATAGTAATCGGTTCGGTGTTCTTGTTAAGAAACTCAGGGATAGATGTTCCACATTGGATATTGAAATGGCACACCATTATGTTAGGTATCGGTTTGTGGATGGGTTACCGTAAAAACTTTCAGGGAAGTGGCTGGTTGGCATTAACCATTATTGGAGGCTTATTCACTTTTAAAGCGATAAATATATTTGATTTCGATCTGTTTAGGATTAGTATTCCAATGGTATTGATCGGCTTAGGCTTATATGTAATCTTAAAACCTAAAAAAGTACAAAATTTCGATCAGTATTTTGAAAAGAAACCAGTTGATTTTACTGATAAAGAAAGCTAA
- a CDS encoding PDDEXK nuclease domain-containing protein has product MQVERQNLYTKIIELLNQARQNVAQTINNTMATTYFEIGRMIVEEEQQGKEKAEYGKRVLKELSGKLVVKFGKGFSETNLRQIRNFYLLYSIQQTVSAELGKDQTAPDEFKNEEIADTVSRKSINQQTLSAQFKLTWSHYLKLMRITDVNERNFYEVEAIKNNWSLRELQRQYDSALYARLALSKNKEEVISLGQKGQVIEKSKDLIKDPYVLEFLGLPEKSFYSENDLEQRLIDKLEHFLLELGHGFTFVARQKRITFEEKHFKIDLVFYNRILKCFVLIDLKIGELKHQDIGQMQMYVNYFDREVKLEDENKTIGIILCQDKSESVVRYTLPENNEQIFASKYLTVLPSEKDFIKIIEN; this is encoded by the coding sequence ATGCAAGTTGAAAGGCAAAATTTATATACTAAGATTATTGAACTGCTTAACCAAGCGAGGCAAAATGTAGCACAAACCATTAATAATACAATGGCTACCACTTACTTCGAAATTGGCAGAATGATTGTTGAAGAAGAGCAGCAAGGAAAAGAAAAAGCAGAATATGGTAAACGAGTTTTAAAAGAACTCTCGGGAAAACTGGTTGTAAAGTTTGGCAAAGGCTTTTCTGAAACAAATTTGAGGCAAATACGCAATTTTTATTTACTCTATTCAATTCAGCAGACAGTGTCTGCTGAATTGGGAAAAGATCAGACAGCCCCCGACGAATTCAAAAATGAAGAAATTGCCGATACAGTATCTCGTAAATCTATAAATCAGCAGACACTGTCTGCGCAATTCAAACTTACATGGTCTCATTACCTTAAGTTAATGAGAATAACCGATGTAAACGAACGTAATTTCTACGAAGTAGAGGCAATCAAAAACAATTGGAGTCTACGGGAGCTACAACGTCAATATGATTCAGCACTATATGCACGTTTAGCGCTAAGTAAAAATAAAGAAGAGGTAATATCACTTGGGCAAAAGGGACAGGTTATCGAAAAAAGTAAGGACTTAATAAAAGACCCTTATGTATTAGAGTTTTTAGGCTTGCCCGAAAAAAGTTTTTATTCAGAAAATGACTTAGAGCAAAGGTTAATAGATAAACTTGAACATTTTTTATTAGAATTAGGCCATGGCTTTACCTTTGTAGCACGTCAAAAAAGAATAACTTTCGAAGAAAAACATTTCAAAATAGATTTAGTTTTCTATAACCGTATCTTAAAGTGTTTCGTACTTATCGATTTAAAAATCGGAGAATTAAAACATCAAGATATAGGCCAGATGCAGATGTATGTGAACTATTTCGATAGAGAAGTAAAACTTGAGGATGAAAACAAAACCATCGGTATTATCCTTTGTCAAGATAAAAGTGAATCCGTAGTAAGATATACACTTCCAGAAAACAACGAACAAATTTTCGCAAGTAAGTATTTAACGGTTTTACCTAGTGAAAAGGATTTCATTAAAATCATTGAGAATTAA